Proteins encoded by one window of Monoglobus pectinilyticus:
- a CDS encoding N-acetylmuramoyl-L-alanine amidase: MLIREKVLPFMLSIFIFAACFVGTEPAYAADNQVINIVLDPGHGGTDYGATSVGGLEFQEKNITFKLAQYIQLELRKYSGVSVNMTRYADYHMTNAERADYAQRVGADVVVSLHFNSSSDRSVHGAAVCASGLWEYTKPDLGYNILSELAGLGIDTSAGVYTQASTTGNMWWDGERLADFSGVMRECAYRDIPAISVEHCYLSCYDELIYYNNDIALRKLAAADVRGIAEEYGLQLQKSEGNVDRTYDNAYINGYEDGTFRPSGTITRAEAATMLAKLSDSFDPDQQYSTTLSDVPAWAWYYKYIAFLNSVGFITGDVYGTYRPDDNMSRAEFAILACRYLGLQPGGESGFSDCKGHMADGYIAALRNNGYVGGDENGEFHPNDDMIRSSVVMMMNRILGRFPVCSTQKENPFTDIAPGFWAYDNILEAAVSHEVR; encoded by the coding sequence ATGCTGATTAGAGAGAAAGTTCTGCCGTTTATGCTGAGTATCTTTATTTTTGCGGCTTGTTTCGTGGGTACAGAGCCTGCATATGCGGCGGATAATCAAGTTATAAATATTGTGCTGGACCCGGGTCACGGCGGCACTGATTATGGTGCGACTTCGGTCGGAGGCTTGGAGTTTCAGGAAAAGAATATCACGTTTAAGCTTGCCCAGTATATACAGCTGGAATTGAGAAAATACAGCGGCGTATCTGTGAATATGACCAGATATGCCGACTACCATATGACCAACGCTGAAAGAGCGGATTATGCTCAGAGAGTTGGGGCTGATGTGGTAGTAAGCCTGCACTTTAACTCGTCTTCGGACAGGTCTGTTCATGGCGCCGCTGTCTGCGCGTCAGGGCTTTGGGAATATACTAAGCCCGATTTGGGATATAATATATTATCGGAGCTGGCGGGGCTTGGTATAGACACGTCAGCCGGGGTTTATACTCAGGCTTCAACCACAGGAAACATGTGGTGGGACGGTGAGAGGTTAGCTGACTTTTCAGGCGTTATGCGTGAGTGCGCTTACCGTGATATACCGGCGATTTCTGTCGAGCACTGTTACTTAAGCTGTTATGACGAGCTTATTTACTATAATAACGACATTGCGCTGAGAAAGCTGGCGGCCGCCGATGTGAGGGGAATTGCTGAGGAATATGGTCTGCAGCTTCAAAAATCTGAGGGCAATGTTGACAGAACATATGATAACGCATATATCAACGGATATGAGGACGGCACATTCAGACCGTCGGGAACAATAACCCGTGCGGAAGCTGCTACAATGCTGGCAAAACTCAGCGATAGTTTTGACCCGGATCAGCAGTACAGCACTACGCTCAGCGATGTGCCGGCGTGGGCGTGGTATTATAAGTATATTGCGTTTTTGAATTCAGTTGGGTTCATAACCGGAGACGTGTATGGAACATATAGGCCTGACGACAATATGTCAAGGGCCGAGTTCGCTATTCTTGCCTGCAGGTATTTGGGGCTTCAGCCGGGCGGAGAAAGCGGATTCAGCGATTGCAAAGGACATATGGCGGACGGCTACATTGCCGCTCTTAGAAATAATGGTTACGTCGGCGGTGATGAAAACGGCGAGTTCCATCCAAATGACGACATGATACGTTCTTCGGTTGTTATGATGATGAATAGGATACTCGGAAGATTCCCGGTTTGCAGCACTCAGAAAGAAAATCCGTTTACGGATATAGCTCCCGGATTCTGGGCTTATGACAATATTTTGGAAGCGGCAGTATCACACGAGGTTCGATAA
- a CDS encoding segregation and condensation protein A has product MEQLNFKVLDFEGPLDLLLALIKKNKVSIYDIPISTIVEQYFGVMRQMKEYNLDISSEFLVLAATLLQIKSRMLLPKPVEEDETDPREELVKRLEEYRRVKAAAEYLEARKHIGESMFFKEPDKIEKPPAEWNYSKLTPENLLLAYKQAYQKMERKLPPPKYSFDGIVGREKVSVRSKVKQIWGRMFGKTKVFFKELFKGTKSRPEAVASFLAVLEMIKLNQVKVEYDESGDISNPIVTKSGDGELDLSAIED; this is encoded by the coding sequence ATGGAACAATTAAACTTTAAGGTTTTGGACTTTGAGGGCCCTCTGGATTTGCTGCTGGCCCTTATAAAAAAGAATAAGGTCAGCATTTATGATATACCTATCTCCACAATAGTGGAGCAGTATTTTGGCGTTATGCGTCAAATGAAGGAATATAACCTGGACATTTCCAGTGAGTTTTTGGTGCTTGCGGCTACTCTGCTGCAAATAAAGTCGAGAATGCTGCTGCCGAAACCTGTTGAGGAAGACGAGACTGACCCGAGAGAAGAGCTTGTTAAAAGGCTGGAGGAGTACCGGCGCGTTAAAGCAGCCGCGGAGTATCTTGAAGCCAGAAAGCATATTGGGGAGTCGATGTTTTTCAAAGAACCTGACAAAATCGAGAAACCTCCGGCTGAATGGAATTATTCCAAGCTGACTCCTGAAAACCTGCTTTTAGCTTATAAGCAGGCTTATCAGAAGATGGAACGCAAACTTCCGCCGCCGAAATATTCGTTTGACGGAATAGTGGGGCGTGAAAAAGTTTCTGTGCGCTCAAAGGTTAAGCAAATTTGGGGCAGGATGTTCGGAAAAACGAAGGTCTTTTTCAAAGAACTTTTTAAAGGAACAAAATCCAGGCCTGAGGCCGTTGCTTCCTTTTTGGCGGTTCTTGAAATGATAAAGCTAAATCAAGTTAAAGTCGAGTATGATGAGAGCGGAGACATATCAAATCCTATCGTAACCAAAAGCGGAGACGGGGAACTTGATTTAAGCGCGATTGAGGACTAG
- a CDS encoding site-2 protease family protein, with the protein MLFSVLGDASMNFGQKLLTILVLVFCVLLSLSVHELGHGLAAYAMGDYTAKSSGRLSLNPLHHLDPIGAICLFLFGFGWAKPVPVNPYNFKNQKGGMVLTSLAGPFTNFILAFIAQIGVAALGSITFRSANIGYDIASVFYMICSYMVIMNLGLAIFNLIPVPPLDGSKVLSSVLPTDLYFKYMQYEQFGFILLILLINLPFFSRLLNMCVYGIMGFYSQIISLFIH; encoded by the coding sequence ATGTTATTTAGTGTTTTGGGTGACGCTTCGATGAACTTTGGACAGAAGCTGCTCACCATATTAGTTTTGGTGTTTTGTGTGCTTCTGTCGTTGTCTGTTCATGAGCTTGGACATGGCTTGGCGGCTTACGCTATGGGTGACTATACCGCGAAAAGCAGCGGCAGGCTCAGTCTTAACCCACTGCATCATCTTGACCCTATCGGCGCTATCTGTCTTTTTCTGTTTGGATTCGGCTGGGCAAAACCTGTGCCGGTTAATCCATATAACTTTAAAAATCAAAAGGGCGGTATGGTGCTGACGTCGCTGGCCGGTCCGTTTACCAATTTTATTTTGGCGTTTATCGCTCAAATCGGCGTTGCTGCGCTTGGGAGCATAACATTCAGGTCTGCGAATATTGGTTATGATATAGCTTCGGTTTTCTATATGATTTGCAGCTATATGGTTATTATGAACCTTGGTCTCGCAATTTTTAACCTGATACCGGTGCCTCCGCTTGACGGCTCAAAGGTGCTTAGCTCTGTGCTGCCTACTGATTTGTATTTTAAATATATGCAGTATGAACAGTTTGGTTTTATACTGCTTATCCTGCTGATAAACCTGCCGTTTTTCAGCAGATTGCTGAATATGTGCGTGTATGGGATAATGGGATTTTATTCTCAGATTATCTCACTGTTCATTCATTAG
- the lysA gene encoding diaminopimelate decarboxylase, with the protein MDFVMSCLSVGENGNLSIGGCDVAALAEEYGTPAYIMDEDQIRENCRVYNRAMQEYYGGNGIVLYASKALSCKYIYRMMKEENMGIDVVSGGEMYTALKAGFPAERIYFHGNNKTDDELKMALENGVGRIVVDNVFELESLNRLSGEMGKTADILFRIKPGIDAHTHSFIRTGQIDSKFGVSLENGEAENIIKMADDMENLNVVGVHCHIGSQIFELEPFELAAEKMMTFIADLKDKYDISIKELNLGGGYGIKYTEGDTPIDYDKYIQAVSKVVRRISEERGIPLPYIVMEPGRSITAETGLTVYRVGAVKEIPGVRTYISVDGGMGDNPRYILYQSEYEAVRVNNPLAEKTVTATLAGKCCESGDILIKDAKLPEIKVGDLVAVLATGAYNYSMASNYNRIPRLPIVMVSGGKSRLAVKRESYDDLIANDL; encoded by the coding sequence ATGGATTTTGTAATGAGTTGTTTGAGCGTCGGCGAAAATGGCAATCTTTCTATTGGAGGATGCGATGTTGCCGCGCTAGCTGAGGAATATGGAACCCCGGCGTATATAATGGATGAGGACCAGATTCGTGAAAACTGCCGTGTTTACAACAGGGCGATGCAGGAGTATTACGGCGGTAACGGTATCGTTCTTTATGCCAGCAAGGCTCTTTCATGCAAGTATATTTACAGAATGATGAAAGAGGAGAACATGGGTATAGACGTTGTTTCCGGCGGTGAGATGTACACTGCTTTAAAAGCCGGATTCCCGGCTGAAAGGATATACTTTCACGGCAACAACAAGACTGACGACGAGCTTAAAATGGCGCTTGAGAACGGTGTTGGAAGAATAGTTGTTGACAATGTTTTTGAGCTTGAAAGCCTTAACAGACTGTCAGGGGAAATGGGAAAGACCGCGGATATATTGTTTAGAATAAAACCCGGTATAGACGCGCATACCCACAGCTTTATCAGAACAGGTCAGATAGATTCAAAGTTTGGGGTTTCGCTTGAAAACGGCGAGGCTGAAAATATAATAAAGATGGCTGACGATATGGAAAACTTGAATGTTGTCGGAGTTCACTGCCATATAGGCTCTCAGATTTTTGAGCTTGAGCCGTTTGAACTGGCGGCCGAGAAGATGATGACGTTTATAGCCGACCTTAAAGACAAATATGATATTTCTATAAAAGAGCTGAATTTGGGCGGCGGTTACGGCATAAAGTATACTGAGGGCGACACTCCTATTGATTATGACAAGTATATACAGGCGGTGTCTAAGGTTGTCCGCCGTATCTCTGAGGAGAGGGGAATACCTCTGCCTTATATAGTTATGGAACCCGGACGTTCTATAACCGCTGAAACAGGTCTCACTGTTTATAGGGTAGGCGCTGTGAAAGAGATACCGGGGGTCAGAACATACATTTCGGTTGACGGAGGTATGGGAGACAATCCGAGATATATACTTTATCAGAGCGAGTATGAAGCTGTCAGAGTAAATAATCCTTTAGCTGAAAAAACAGTTACGGCAACATTGGCCGGAAAGTGCTGTGAATCCGGAGACATTTTGATTAAGGACGCTAAGCTGCCTGAAATCAAAGTTGGTGATTTGGTAGCGGTTTTGGCTACCGGCGCATATAATTATTCAATGGCCAGCAATTATAATAGAATACCGCGTCTGCCTATAGTAATGGTGAGCGGCGGAAAATCAAGATTAGCCGTAAAGCGCGAATCATATGACGATTTGATTGCTAACGACCTGTAA
- the yhbY gene encoding ribosome assembly RNA-binding protein YhbY: MINSKQRAYLRGLANREPALYQVGKDGINDNMVALILDALEARELIKVHVLENSMLTAREAAGELAEAASADVVQVIGNKFVLYKESEENKKIELPVKS; encoded by the coding sequence ATGATAAACAGTAAACAGCGCGCTTATCTCAGAGGCCTTGCCAACAGAGAACCGGCGCTATACCAAGTTGGAAAAGACGGTATAAACGATAACATGGTCGCCCTTATTCTAGACGCACTGGAAGCCAGAGAACTGATAAAAGTTCACGTGCTTGAAAACTCAATGCTAACCGCCCGGGAAGCGGCGGGGGAGCTGGCGGAAGCCGCCTCCGCAGACGTGGTTCAAGTTATAGGAAACAAATTTGTGCTCTATAAAGAATCTGAAGAAAACAAAAAAATAGAGCTTCCAGTCAAAAGCTAA
- a CDS encoding family 43 glycosylhydrolase — MSEMIKLIKNRDLNKIKELLNENPKRINEEDENGVPMSFYIARTGDFEMLRFLIEYSFASFNIGDKNHRTCLHEAVMSGSLECVKYLVERVGMSPCDADKNLVTPYQLAHENGLAEIEAYFEEVTGAKYEDMYHNPIRRGFFADPSIVRVGSDYYMVNSSFIFFPCIPISHSTDLVHWEVIGHAITNPDWAHIDDLEGGRGYWAPDISYFNGKFYITATLRYNDDVDVKRRQIVVSSEKPEGPYSEPAFIEEDGIDPSIFTDKDNRRYMLLNRGARILELGEDCTKKISDAELLYYGTNKRAPEGPHLLYKDGYYYLFEAEGGTGLMHQVTVSRSKTLKGVYEPCPYNPIMTQRDYDAPITCCGHGKPVETQNGEWYMVYLCNRLLDGEYGILGRETCLDPVTWTADGWPIVNSLNGPSYLQKKPNLPAMDTEEKSRFDDFDGDKLKPDWIFPRTPEADGITVKDSKLIIKGSRCPLSSTSAKNITVRRQPDFNFDVVCKLDLGIKLDSEQNYGMTGYYDENTYFTYGIYKNGDGYALKLFEKIDEDEKYTCTVDITEVTDSLYLKISTEGLKRTFSYSHDGKTFTEVYAAENLYYLCSQAISKGKRFTGAMIGLYAYSGTESTIYPSFDSFEYSAK, encoded by the coding sequence ATGAGTGAAATGATAAAACTTATAAAAAACCGTGACCTGAATAAAATCAAAGAATTATTAAACGAAAATCCAAAGAGAATAAATGAAGAAGACGAAAACGGCGTCCCTATGTCTTTTTATATAGCCCGAACTGGAGATTTTGAAATGCTGCGTTTTCTTATTGAATACTCTTTCGCCAGCTTTAATATCGGAGACAAGAACCATAGAACCTGTCTGCACGAAGCGGTTATGTCAGGCAGTCTTGAATGTGTGAAGTATTTGGTTGAGCGTGTTGGAATGTCTCCCTGCGACGCTGACAAAAACCTTGTGACCCCGTATCAGCTTGCTCACGAAAACGGACTTGCTGAGATAGAGGCCTATTTTGAAGAGGTCACCGGAGCCAAATATGAGGATATGTATCACAATCCGATAAGACGCGGATTTTTCGCTGACCCGTCTATCGTTCGTGTGGGAAGTGATTATTATATGGTTAACTCCTCGTTTATCTTCTTCCCCTGCATACCTATCTCTCATTCCACAGACCTTGTGCACTGGGAAGTTATAGGCCATGCAATCACAAATCCCGACTGGGCGCACATAGATGATTTGGAAGGCGGCAGAGGCTACTGGGCGCCGGATATTTCGTACTTTAACGGAAAGTTTTATATCACGGCCACCCTCAGATATAATGATGACGTAGATGTAAAGCGCCGCCAAATCGTGGTTTCATCCGAAAAACCTGAGGGACCGTACTCCGAACCGGCATTTATTGAAGAGGACGGAATCGACCCGTCTATATTTACCGACAAGGACAACAGACGGTATATGCTCCTGAACAGGGGTGCCAGAATACTGGAACTGGGAGAAGACTGCACGAAAAAGATTTCAGACGCGGAGCTCTTATACTACGGAACCAATAAACGCGCTCCCGAAGGACCGCATCTATTATATAAAGACGGATATTATTACCTCTTTGAAGCGGAGGGCGGCACCGGGCTTATGCACCAGGTTACAGTTTCAAGAAGCAAGACCTTAAAAGGCGTTTATGAACCCTGCCCATACAATCCGATTATGACCCAGAGGGATTACGACGCTCCAATCACATGCTGCGGACACGGCAAGCCTGTTGAGACTCAAAACGGCGAATGGTATATGGTATATCTGTGCAACAGACTGCTCGACGGCGAGTATGGAATTTTGGGCAGAGAGACATGTCTCGACCCGGTGACATGGACCGCCGACGGCTGGCCTATCGTTAACAGCTTGAACGGCCCCAGCTATCTGCAGAAAAAACCAAACCTCCCGGCTATGGATACAGAAGAAAAATCAAGATTTGACGATTTTGACGGAGACAAATTAAAACCTGACTGGATATTCCCAAGAACGCCGGAAGCAGACGGAATCACTGTTAAGGACAGTAAGCTGATAATAAAAGGCTCACGCTGTCCGCTAAGTTCAACGTCCGCTAAAAATATTACGGTCAGAAGACAGCCGGACTTTAATTTTGACGTTGTATGCAAGCTGGATTTGGGAATCAAGCTGGACAGCGAACAAAATTATGGAATGACCGGATATTATGATGAGAATACATACTTCACATATGGAATATATAAGAACGGTGACGGATACGCGTTAAAACTGTTTGAAAAAATAGACGAGGACGAGAAATATACCTGCACCGTTGATATAACAGAGGTAACCGACAGCCTGTACCTGAAAATTTCAACCGAAGGATTAAAACGCACATTCAGCTACAGCCATGACGGCAAAACTTTTACAGAGGTCTATGCTGCCGAGAACCTGTATTACCTTTGCAGTCAGGCAATCAGCAAGGGCAAACGCTTTACTGGCGCTATGATTGGTCTATATGCCTACAGCGGAACTGAAAGCACTATTTATCCCTCGTTTGACAGTTTCGAATATTCAGCTAAATAA
- a CDS encoding Rossmann-like and DUF2520 domain-containing protein, whose translation MRIGFIGAGRVGTSLGKYLSENGLSVSGFYSRTQSSAEESAEFIGGSASAYSGIKEIITDSDLIFITVNDGAIADVSHNIAGECRKYDIDISNKIFCHTSGALSSTVLSELKILKAETASIHMLLAVNDKFTSYKDFREAFFTVEGSGVPAEVLKKCGSRFQILSAENKSKYHAAAVFASNFVVALAELSCELLEECGFSYDDAFAAIRPLLKNNMNNILKNGPKNALTGPIERGDFETVKRHIECFKNSEPDITAKKVYAAVSEALIRQTGRQPDSETAEMLKNN comes from the coding sequence ATGAGAATAGGATTTATAGGAGCAGGACGGGTCGGCACTTCACTCGGCAAATATCTGTCTGAAAATGGCCTTTCCGTCTCCGGCTTTTATTCAAGAACCCAAAGCTCGGCTGAGGAATCCGCAGAATTTATCGGCGGCTCTGCCTCTGCTTATTCCGGAATAAAAGAGATAATCACAGATTCAGATTTAATATTTATAACGGTGAACGACGGCGCTATTGCCGATGTAAGCCATAATATAGCCGGTGAATGCAGAAAATATGATATTGATATAAGCAATAAAATTTTCTGTCACACCTCCGGCGCGCTTTCCAGCACAGTTTTGTCCGAACTCAAAATATTAAAAGCTGAAACCGCAAGTATACATATGCTGCTTGCAGTGAATGATAAATTTACAAGCTATAAAGATTTTAGAGAAGCATTTTTCACCGTTGAGGGAAGCGGCGTTCCGGCGGAAGTTTTAAAAAAGTGCGGCAGCCGCTTTCAAATTCTCAGCGCCGAAAACAAAAGCAAATACCATGCCGCCGCTGTTTTTGCAAGCAACTTTGTTGTGGCTCTCGCTGAACTTTCCTGCGAACTTTTAGAGGAATGCGGTTTTTCATATGACGACGCCTTCGCCGCCATAAGACCTCTGCTGAAAAATAATATGAACAATATTCTAAAAAACGGACCTAAAAACGCTTTGACAGGTCCTATAGAGCGGGGCGATTTTGAGACAGTAAAGAGACACATTGAATGTTTCAAAAACTCCGAACCGGACATCACAGCCAAAAAAGTGTACGCCGCAGTCTCGGAAGCACTGATACGTCAGACCGGCAGACAGCCTGACAGCGAGACTGCCGAAATGCTGAAAAATAACTAA
- the ytfJ gene encoding GerW family sporulation protein, giving the protein MSELSDKHPIEGLMSSAMQGLKEMIDVNTIVGSPITTSDGTVIMPISKVALGFGVGGSEFPKNKKLLSGEQEEVNNLFGGGTGGGLSLTPVGFLVVGNGTIRMVPVSEENSIYDRIIDAVPTAIDKISEIISSAKGKSNVVVDHEPAEPDSYVPDDESDDYVAGSFEG; this is encoded by the coding sequence ATGTCAGAACTATCGGACAAGCATCCAATTGAGGGGTTGATGTCTTCTGCAATGCAGGGACTCAAAGAAATGATTGACGTTAACACAATCGTGGGCAGCCCTATTACGACTTCGGACGGAACTGTTATAATGCCTATTTCAAAGGTGGCTTTGGGTTTTGGAGTCGGAGGCTCTGAGTTTCCTAAAAACAAAAAACTGCTCAGCGGTGAACAGGAAGAGGTCAATAACCTGTTCGGCGGCGGAACAGGCGGCGGACTGTCTTTGACCCCTGTGGGATTTTTGGTTGTTGGCAACGGCACTATAAGAATGGTTCCGGTCAGCGAGGAGAACAGTATCTATGACAGGATTATAGACGCGGTTCCGACGGCTATAGACAAGATTAGCGAGATAATTTCTTCAGCCAAAGGAAAGAGCAATGTGGTGGTTGATCATGAACCAGCGGAGCCTGACAGTTATGTTCCGGATGATGAAAGCGATGATTATGTTGCAGGTTCGTTTGAAGGCTAG
- a CDS encoding D-alanyl-D-alanine carboxypeptidase family protein, with product MGIKKHNAAIKYIGVFLLTASVLLTNFYAVRAEDTGTVGTSAQAAAVIEQNSGRVLYNKNADQELPMASTTKIMTAAVALKYGNLSDVIEVSATAAGVEGSSMYLECGEKITLENLLYGLMLLSGNDAAVAIAEHIGGGVDGFVELMNKTASELGLSHTHFDNPNGLPSDTHYTTALELAKITRYAMSMPEFVQIVSTKSKTIPWEGKGYDRSMTNHNKLLGSLEGCIGVKTGFTKAAGRCLVSAVNRNDMTLICVTLNDPNDWADHASLQNSMFQKYSQNVLTSTEMIIDKISVAGGMLGYAGVSPNKTYTFPVCENDSVSVDTNVDSENMKFPIKSGDVVGTGTVTVNGENYGNFELLANSDIDLARPSKGSFWNDMKNDIVYVFQYWLSMFR from the coding sequence TTGGGTATTAAAAAACATAATGCGGCAATTAAATATATAGGGGTCTTTTTGTTAACGGCCTCTGTTTTGCTTACTAATTTTTATGCCGTCAGAGCTGAGGATACGGGGACGGTGGGGACATCAGCTCAGGCCGCCGCCGTTATAGAACAGAACTCAGGCAGAGTGCTGTATAATAAAAATGCCGACCAGGAGCTGCCTATGGCGAGCACTACTAAGATAATGACCGCCGCAGTGGCGCTGAAATACGGCAATCTTTCGGATGTTATAGAGGTTAGCGCGACTGCAGCAGGAGTTGAGGGGTCAAGCATGTATCTGGAGTGCGGTGAGAAGATAACTTTAGAAAATTTGCTGTATGGACTGATGCTTCTCTCGGGCAACGATGCGGCCGTGGCAATAGCGGAACATATTGGAGGCGGAGTGGACGGATTTGTCGAGCTGATGAACAAAACTGCCTCAGAGCTTGGTTTATCACATACCCATTTTGACAACCCTAACGGTCTGCCGTCAGATACTCATTACACCACGGCTTTAGAGCTGGCGAAAATAACCAGGTATGCTATGAGTATGCCGGAGTTTGTTCAGATAGTATCGACAAAGAGCAAGACGATACCCTGGGAGGGCAAGGGTTATGACAGGAGCATGACAAATCATAATAAGCTTTTGGGAAGTTTAGAGGGCTGTATAGGCGTTAAGACCGGATTTACAAAGGCGGCAGGCAGGTGTTTGGTTTCTGCCGTAAACCGAAACGATATGACATTGATATGCGTGACTTTAAATGACCCGAATGACTGGGCTGACCACGCATCGCTTCAAAACAGCATGTTTCAGAAATACAGCCAGAATGTTTTGACCTCAACTGAAATGATAATAGATAAGATTTCTGTAGCCGGCGGAATGCTGGGATATGCTGGGGTCAGCCCGAATAAGACGTATACATTTCCGGTTTGTGAAAACGACAGCGTAAGCGTTGACACAAATGTTGACAGCGAGAATATGAAGTTCCCAATAAAAAGCGGCGACGTGGTCGGTACGGGCACGGTGACGGTAAACGGCGAAAACTACGGGAATTTTGAACTGCTGGCAAACAGCGATATAGATTTGGCTCGACCGTCTAAAGGCAGTTTTTGGAATGATATGAAAAATGATATTGTATATGTTTTTCAGTATTGGCTGAGCATGTTCCGGTGA
- the scpB gene encoding SMC-Scp complex subunit ScpB → MEIREIQAIVESLLFAAGEAVELEKIADIVDVDKKSLREIIKKMMDTYNYEKRGIHIIKLEDSYRMCTRGEYKDYVSMLMKPGRKLQLSNAAIEVLAIVAYKQPVTRATIEHIRGVNCDYIVNRLIERRFIAEMGRLKDAPGRPILFGTTKEFLQTFGIESISDLPEFESLAVPEDTDMEQMTIDEKQEQLEFNSAVSEEAAVTETSDKNIENAGE, encoded by the coding sequence ATGGAAATCAGGGAAATTCAGGCCATTGTGGAAAGCCTGCTGTTTGCGGCAGGGGAAGCGGTGGAGCTGGAAAAGATTGCCGATATAGTGGATGTTGATAAAAAATCTTTGAGAGAAATAATAAAAAAAATGATGGATACCTATAATTATGAAAAGCGCGGTATCCATATAATAAAGCTTGAGGATTCATACAGGATGTGCACCAGAGGCGAATATAAGGATTATGTTTCAATGCTGATGAAGCCGGGCAGAAAGCTGCAGCTTTCTAATGCCGCTATAGAGGTTTTGGCGATTGTCGCGTATAAACAGCCTGTTACAAGGGCTACAATAGAGCATATAAGAGGCGTAAACTGTGACTATATAGTGAACCGGCTTATAGAGAGAAGATTTATAGCCGAGATGGGACGGCTGAAAGATGCTCCGGGCAGACCGATACTGTTCGGCACCACTAAGGAGTTTTTGCAGACATTTGGTATAGAGAGTATAAGCGACCTTCCCGAATTTGAGTCTTTGGCCGTGCCTGAGGATACTGACATGGAGCAGATGACGATTGATGAGAAGCAGGAACAGCTGGAGTTTAACAGCGCCGTTTCTGAGGAAGCCGCGGTAACTGAAACATCCGATAAAAATATTGAAAATGCAGGGGAGTAA
- a CDS encoding DUF2953 domain-containing protein, with protein MHVVWIILGIIVFIICFVLWSTVTLDIASNGKKTIITASMYRFLKYEIVLPKPSELDEDKQEPDAEQKADTTENETMGNEFSEKEFHGNRRNIAEQKAGTADSADNDSIGKEFDEKEFHSNRSDFKEQEADKAGGSDNNSSETDKGFYENKKSFMGTFKEDLKSIWDSENHNLDIPRIYEVILKYTNIIKSGKYGLNKFFGYMKHKIRINRLDLYIRFGTGEPDKTGMTYGALYGLAGSISPLLKKFFKMKDSPKLFLDPNYVTRCFEFEVGSIIKTRAAHIINAAVIALVSYLIKKRKGSVENVRTIGQASN; from the coding sequence ATGCACGTAGTTTGGATAATACTTGGTATAATAGTATTTATCATTTGTTTTGTGCTATGGTCAACCGTTACGCTGGATATAGCCTCTAACGGTAAAAAAACTATTATTACCGCCAGTATGTACAGGTTTCTTAAATATGAAATAGTTTTGCCGAAGCCATCCGAATTAGACGAGGACAAGCAGGAGCCTGACGCGGAGCAGAAAGCTGATACCACAGAAAATGAAACTATGGGAAATGAATTCTCTGAAAAAGAATTTCACGGTAATAGAAGAAATATTGCGGAGCAGAAAGCCGGGACGGCTGATAGTGCAGACAATGATTCAATAGGAAAAGAATTTGATGAAAAAGAATTTCATAGTAACAGATCAGATTTTAAAGAGCAGGAAGCTGATAAGGCCGGCGGCTCAGATAATAATTCCTCTGAAACAGATAAAGGATTTTATGAAAATAAAAAAAGTTTTATGGGAACCTTTAAAGAGGATTTAAAAAGTATTTGGGACAGTGAAAACCACAATCTTGATATTCCGCGGATATATGAAGTGATTTTAAAATATACTAATATAATAAAAAGCGGCAAATACGGGCTTAATAAGTTTTTTGGATATATGAAGCATAAGATTAGGATTAACAGACTGGATTTGTATATTCGTTTTGGGACAGGCGAGCCTGATAAAACCGGTATGACATACGGTGCGCTGTATGGTTTGGCAGGAAGCATAAGTCCTCTGCTGAAAAAGTTTTTCAAGATGAAAGACAGCCCAAAACTGTTTCTTGACCCAAACTATGTGACCCGGTGCTTTGAATTTGAAGTGGGAAGTATAATTAAAACAAGGGCGGCTCATATTATCAATGCCGCAGTTATAGCTCTTGTGTCTTATTTAATAAAAAAGAGAAAAGGAAGTGTTGAGAATGTCAGAACTATCGGACAAGCATCCAATTGA